A region of Elusimicrobiaceae bacterium DNA encodes the following proteins:
- a CDS encoding alpha/beta fold hydrolase encodes MRKLLLLSVTLTLLAACASQPVRKDFIIDGDHGKLAAVLQAPKNKKNYPLVIIAHGFNASKEMYLLTDLAKQLNQRGIATLLFDFNGHGQSEGSFLDMTIPNELEDARRVYAYAAQLPQVQSVSMTGHSMGAVVVAMLAGELGADKIKTIVLMSPAPELTEDTAKGDLFGVRYNTKHIPQYITLSNGLKVGRAFLATTPTVPIYKTAKHYTGPVLIVHSKDDQLVPYRYGVEFSKIYKDARLELLEGFDHNFTQDTPSVNAKIADYLAEQLL; translated from the coding sequence ATGAGAAAATTACTTTTATTAAGTGTTACTTTAACATTGCTGGCGGCGTGTGCCAGTCAGCCGGTACGTAAAGATTTTATTATCGACGGTGACCATGGAAAATTGGCTGCCGTTTTGCAAGCCCCGAAAAATAAGAAGAATTACCCGCTGGTTATCATTGCACATGGGTTTAATGCTAGCAAAGAGATGTATTTGCTGACTGACCTTGCTAAGCAACTCAATCAGCGCGGTATCGCCACGTTGCTTTTTGATTTCAACGGACATGGACAGAGCGAAGGCTCTTTCTTGGATATGACTATCCCCAATGAATTGGAGGACGCCCGTCGTGTGTACGCTTATGCCGCCCAATTGCCGCAAGTGCAATCTGTTTCCATGACGGGACACTCTATGGGGGCAGTAGTAGTAGCCATGTTGGCCGGCGAACTGGGAGCAGATAAGATAAAAACCATTGTGCTAATGTCCCCCGCCCCCGAACTTACGGAAGATACTGCTAAGGGCGATTTGTTCGGTGTGCGTTATAATACAAAGCATATTCCGCAATATATTACTTTATCTAACGGCCTGAAAGTCGGGCGTGCGTTTTTGGCCACTACTCCTACGGTGCCTATTTATAAAACCGCAAAACACTACACAGGTCCTGTGCTTATAGTACATAGCAAAGATGACCAGCTTGTTCCCTATCGCTACGGTGTGGAATTTAGCAAAATTTACAAGGATGCTCGCTTGGAGCTCTTAGAAGGTTTTGATCATAATTTTACACAGGATACCCCCTCCGTTAATGCAAAAATTGCCGATTATTTAGCGGAGCAACTTTTATAA
- a CDS encoding porin family protein: MRKAIFSCAVLFLCLPAFAQLEQGQHMLGGRLGLGFQLENSGISYSDSDRIDWGTLGVEYGLSYYYLLTEHIGLGADISYGDFEGGELFNSSEDVDDTTRLFNAMLSARLTANPSSKFRWYIPVGLGITSVQQDIHVDKHGIKYDKKATDTSLVWFVGAGLEFDLGSNGWSMGLEARYYTFHYDTDKLIRHAPPAITGDGNRRLSYLLFQLLVSKRF, from the coding sequence ATGAGAAAAGCGATTTTTTCTTGTGCTGTTTTGTTTCTCTGTCTACCGGCTTTTGCGCAGTTAGAGCAAGGGCAGCATATGCTAGGAGGCCGACTGGGACTGGGATTTCAATTGGAAAATTCTGGCATATCTTATTCTGATTCGGACCGTATAGACTGGGGAACGCTGGGTGTGGAATATGGGTTGTCCTATTACTATTTGCTAACGGAGCATATCGGATTGGGAGCGGATATTTCCTATGGAGATTTTGAAGGCGGAGAACTGTTTAACTCCAGTGAGGATGTGGATGATACAACCCGTCTATTTAATGCTATGCTTTCCGCTCGTTTAACAGCCAATCCGTCCAGTAAATTCCGTTGGTATATCCCAGTTGGGCTGGGCATTACCTCCGTTCAGCAAGATATACATGTTGATAAACATGGTATTAAGTATGACAAAAAAGCTACCGATACTTCGCTGGTGTGGTTTGTGGGGGCCGGGCTGGAGTTTGATTTGGGAAGTAATGGTTGGTCTATGGGCTTAGAGGCGCGCTATTATACCTTCCATTATGACACTGACAAGTTAATACGTCATGCACCGCCGGCCATTACAGGGGACGGAAACCGCCGCTTAAGTTATCTGTTATTTCAGTTACTTGTCAGCAAACGATTTTAG
- a CDS encoding flavin reductase family protein, whose translation MRKGKIERAFTYLESGSVLLVTTHDGKKDNVMTISWQMVLDFTPRFAICTGGWNESFETILRTKQCTLCVPAVDMIDQVVGIGTLHASECDKFKHFHLKKQKPAKIKAPLLADCLAAVECKLVDYVKEHDILVLKGVQLWENPLKKERRVIHANGDGTFFADGEFFNCREQMRCRLPEGAERL comes from the coding sequence ATGCGAAAAGGAAAAATAGAGAGAGCTTTTACCTATTTGGAATCCGGTTCTGTGTTACTCGTTACTACTCACGACGGGAAAAAGGACAATGTAATGACGATTTCCTGGCAAATGGTATTGGATTTTACCCCCCGCTTTGCGATTTGTACGGGCGGTTGGAATGAATCTTTTGAGACGATTTTGCGCACCAAACAATGCACTTTATGCGTGCCCGCAGTGGACATGATTGATCAAGTGGTTGGCATCGGCACATTACATGCATCCGAATGCGATAAATTTAAGCATTTTCATCTTAAAAAACAAAAACCTGCTAAGATAAAAGCCCCGCTGCTGGCGGACTGTTTGGCGGCTGTCGAGTGCAAACTGGTCGATTATGTGAAAGAGCATGATATACTGGTGCTAAAGGGCGTTCAATTATGGGAAAATCCGCTTAAAAAAGAACGGCGCGTCATTCATGCTAATGGCGACGGTACTTTCTTTGCGGACGGAGAATTCTTTAACTGTAGAGAACAGATGCGATGCCGTTTGCCCGAAGGTGCGGAACGCTTGTAA
- a CDS encoding SDR family oxidoreductase, whose translation MVDYGLKDKVVLITGANNPQGIGATTAFAFAREGAKVALVYKKVLRPFDKNKTSKNGVDRYYAANAANADTVAAKLKEMNADYMVLESDISSESAVKEIYRAVLEKFGKVDVLVNNAAVDDENGLDTIEKITQQVIDDTFAVNVRGSILMTREFIKQRGDYGRIINISTDAAQIFAGQITYGASKATLEALTRSIALEVAQYGITVNCVSPGPTQTGWIDADLEKAVLPLIPMGKLIAPEDIAETILFLASEQAKMLTGQVLKVSGGHAL comes from the coding sequence ATGGTTGATTATGGCTTGAAAGACAAAGTGGTTTTGATTACGGGGGCAAATAATCCGCAAGGAATCGGTGCGACGACGGCCTTTGCTTTTGCGCGCGAAGGGGCTAAGGTGGCTTTGGTATATAAAAAAGTACTGCGGCCTTTTGATAAAAATAAGACGAGCAAAAACGGGGTAGACCGGTATTACGCGGCCAATGCGGCCAATGCAGATACGGTGGCCGCTAAACTCAAAGAAATGAATGCCGATTACATGGTTTTAGAAAGCGATATTTCAAGTGAGAGCGCCGTAAAGGAGATTTACCGCGCAGTACTGGAAAAGTTCGGCAAAGTGGATGTTTTGGTCAATAATGCGGCCGTGGATGATGAAAACGGTTTAGATACGATAGAAAAAATTACGCAACAAGTCATTGACGATACCTTTGCGGTCAACGTGCGCGGAAGTATTTTGATGACTCGGGAATTTATTAAGCAGCGCGGCGATTACGGACGGATTATTAATATTTCTACAGACGCAGCGCAGATTTTTGCCGGCCAGATTACTTATGGGGCGAGCAAGGCGACTTTAGAGGCCCTGACGCGCAGTATCGCACTAGAGGTGGCCCAGTATGGCATTACCGTCAATTGCGTTTCCCCCGGCCCCACGCAAACGGGGTGGATTGATGCTGATTTGGAGAAAGCGGTCCTACCACTTATTCCCATGGGAAAATTGATTGCCCCGGAAGATATTGCCGAGACTATTTTATTTTTAGCCAGTGAGCAGGCCAAAATGCTTACCGGCCAAGTCCTCAAAGTTTCCGGCGGACATGCGCTTTAG
- a CDS encoding tetratricopeptide repeat protein, with the protein MKYIITVLMIVFCLFPTYAQNTGELLRQANKETDPAKRITLLTKAIQQSPNSATAWHHRADAYKEEGKIKLALQDYTHAISLTPQDPFRYYARALAYLDNKQYTLAAADLTKAISLKKNYPPFYLHRADAQLALEKYAQAISDYKKYLSKESKTPQIALHLAEAYVKTYQYDAAEKELDFVQNSSADLPAVYFWRGRILQNQNQLDEAVSFYSKAINRDHSFDQAYRYRASAFKDMGELEASAEDYTQLLALSPEPIFYNRRGLVYEELEQWDNALADYTKTIELSPKWPIAYNNRGYVYLKQKKYAKAKADFETAIRLDSSLPTPYINLAGLAWLKNKDRRSVYRYLEQALKHHFRDFESLYDQNRKGWMFEGINNTSEFRAVMYK; encoded by the coding sequence ATGAAGTATATAATAACCGTTTTAATGATTGTGTTCTGCCTGTTTCCGACATACGCACAAAATACCGGCGAGTTACTGCGTCAAGCCAATAAGGAAACAGACCCCGCTAAACGCATCACTCTTTTAACTAAAGCCATTCAGCAGTCCCCCAATTCGGCTACTGCGTGGCATCACCGGGCCGATGCTTACAAAGAGGAGGGGAAAATCAAACTGGCCTTGCAAGATTATACGCACGCCATTTCTTTGACCCCGCAAGATCCGTTTCGTTACTATGCCCGAGCATTGGCCTATTTGGATAATAAACAATACACTTTGGCTGCCGCCGATTTAACCAAAGCGATTTCTCTTAAAAAAAATTATCCACCCTTTTATTTGCATCGTGCGGATGCACAATTAGCTTTGGAAAAATACGCCCAAGCAATTTCCGATTACAAAAAATATCTATCCAAAGAATCCAAAACCCCACAAATCGCTCTTCATTTAGCGGAAGCCTATGTCAAAACCTATCAATATGATGCCGCTGAAAAAGAGCTGGACTTTGTACAAAACAGCTCAGCGGACTTGCCTGCCGTTTACTTTTGGCGCGGAAGAATTTTGCAAAACCAAAATCAACTCGATGAGGCAGTTTCTTTTTATAGTAAAGCTATCAATCGGGATCATTCCTTTGACCAAGCCTATCGATATCGGGCCTCTGCTTTTAAGGACATGGGAGAATTAGAAGCCTCGGCCGAGGATTATACCCAGTTACTGGCGCTATCACCGGAACCCATTTTTTACAACCGCCGCGGACTAGTTTATGAAGAGTTGGAACAATGGGACAACGCACTGGCAGACTATACGAAAACTATTGAACTTTCGCCTAAATGGCCCATCGCGTATAATAACCGCGGATATGTTTATCTAAAACAAAAAAAATATGCCAAAGCAAAAGCTGATTTTGAAACCGCTATCCGTTTGGATAGTAGTCTACCTACTCCCTACATTAATTTAGCCGGTCTTGCTTGGCTCAAAAATAAAGACCGCCGTAGTGTTTATCGTTACCTGGAACAAGCCTTAAAACACCATTTCCGTGACTTTGAATCTCTGTATGATCAAAATCGAAAAGGATGGATGTTTGAAGGGATTAATAATACCTCCGAGTTCCGCGCCGTTATGTATAAATAA
- the preA gene encoding NAD-dependent dihydropyrimidine dehydrogenase subunit PreA, with protein sequence MATLHTNILGIDFENPFLLASAPPTALIESIDKAFELGWGGAVLKTITPDDLEMNEASPRYATLTDKKRIIGFQNIELLSHQTIQYWCDGIKYLKQKHPTKVVIASIMSPVDKTAWQTLTKTLNDTPADAFELNFSCPHGMPEKGIGMAIGTDAEVSAQITSWVKEVAQKPVFVKLSPNVTNIAAIACAVEKAGADGLAAINTVQGFMGIDLNTLRPMLDVNGKTTFGGCSGPIVRPIGLRCVAQLRQASQLPILGQGGISSWEDAAQYIAVGSDAVEICTEVMLNGYKVIGPMLKGLQAYLEEKGFADLRDLKNKAVEQITAHKMLQKTPLAYPKIDHEKCVRCGKCVTICTESEHQALRLEDGFLQVDKARCVGCGLCRFVCPAGAIKN encoded by the coding sequence ATGGCAACATTACATACAAATATTTTAGGAATTGATTTTGAAAACCCATTTTTACTTGCCTCAGCACCTCCGACGGCGCTAATTGAAAGCATTGATAAGGCTTTTGAATTGGGGTGGGGCGGAGCGGTCCTAAAAACCATTACGCCCGATGACCTAGAAATGAACGAAGCCAGCCCGCGCTATGCCACGCTTACGGACAAAAAGCGCATTATCGGCTTTCAAAACATTGAACTTCTAAGCCACCAAACCATACAATACTGGTGCGATGGTATTAAATATCTAAAACAAAAACATCCGACGAAAGTGGTCATTGCCAGTATTATGTCTCCGGTGGATAAAACCGCCTGGCAGACACTTACCAAAACGCTAAATGATACGCCCGCAGATGCTTTTGAACTCAATTTTTCCTGTCCGCACGGAATGCCGGAAAAAGGAATTGGTATGGCAATCGGTACAGATGCGGAAGTTTCGGCTCAGATTACGAGTTGGGTAAAAGAAGTGGCACAAAAGCCCGTTTTTGTAAAACTCTCGCCAAATGTGACCAATATCGCCGCCATTGCCTGCGCGGTGGAAAAGGCCGGAGCCGACGGATTGGCGGCCATTAACACGGTGCAAGGTTTTATGGGAATAGATTTGAATACGTTGCGTCCTATGTTGGATGTAAACGGCAAAACGACTTTTGGTGGGTGTTCCGGCCCTATCGTGCGCCCTATCGGACTTCGTTGTGTAGCGCAGTTGCGCCAAGCCAGTCAGTTGCCTATTTTGGGACAGGGCGGTATTTCTTCTTGGGAAGACGCGGCTCAGTATATTGCTGTTGGTTCCGATGCGGTAGAAATTTGCACGGAAGTCATGTTAAATGGGTATAAGGTTATCGGTCCTATGCTCAAGGGATTACAGGCTTATTTGGAAGAGAAAGGTTTTGCAGACCTCCGTGACCTGAAAAATAAGGCCGTGGAACAAATTACCGCCCATAAAATGCTACAGAAAACGCCGCTTGCCTATCCGAAAATAGATCACGAAAAGTGCGTTCGCTGTGGAAAATGTGTAACGATTTGCACGGAGTCCGAGCATCAAGCCTTACGCTTGGAGGACGGATTTTTACAAGTGGACAAAGCACGTTGTGTAGGCTGTGGTTTATGCCGCTTTGTTTGTCCCGCAGGTGCAATTAAAAACTAG
- a CDS encoding M15 family metallopeptidase produces the protein MKKIILMCVLFFACMASATADTISTDKSGFDKIYNVIDDAVFDLRYYSPYNFTGHKIRGYKAPVAYMTKEALQALAVAAADLRAQGYRILVWDSYRPQKAVDHFVEWINDPNDEGNKSFYPTLKKSDLIAGMYIMPKSGHTRGSTIDLTIIKQDGSFVDMGGTFDLFSPISHPDYKKLTKKQKRNRKILRDAMVKAGFNTLDSEWWHFTLKNEPYPDTYFNFDVE, from the coding sequence ATGAAAAAAATTATTCTGATGTGCGTGTTGTTTTTCGCCTGTATGGCATCAGCTACAGCTGATACTATCTCCACCGATAAAAGTGGATTTGACAAGATCTATAATGTGATTGATGATGCGGTGTTTGATTTGCGTTATTATTCCCCTTATAACTTTACCGGCCATAAAATCAGAGGCTATAAAGCACCGGTGGCTTATATGACCAAAGAAGCCTTACAAGCATTGGCGGTGGCCGCGGCGGATTTGCGCGCGCAGGGGTATCGCATTTTGGTGTGGGATTCTTACCGTCCTCAAAAAGCGGTGGATCATTTTGTGGAATGGATTAATGATCCCAATGACGAGGGAAATAAGAGTTTTTATCCTACGCTTAAAAAATCGGATTTAATTGCCGGCATGTATATTATGCCCAAATCGGGTCATACGCGCGGTAGCACGATTGATTTAACGATTATTAAACAGGACGGTTCTTTTGTGGATATGGGTGGTACCTTTGATTTATTTAGCCCCATTTCCCATCCTGATTACAAAAAACTAACCAAAAAGCAAAAACGCAACCGCAAAATTTTGCGTGATGCCATGGTCAAGGCAGGTTTTAATACGCTGGATTCCGAGTGGTGGCATTTTACGCTTAAAAACGAACCTTACCCAGATACATATTTCAATTTTGACGTGGAATAA
- a CDS encoding rRNA cytosine-C5-methyltransferase — protein sequence MQTDFLPPEFVSYTVQLFGAPRWQHFLQAFEQDIPVSIRFNPWKLPAVSPFSQKAPVPWCQHAYWLDKRPDFTSDPLFHAGAYYVQEAGSLFLDHVLRQHVKGPVLALDLCAAPGGKSTLMRAALPEGSMLVSNEPDRRRANILLENMLKQGHPDVLVTHNYAADFQKTDWTFDVILTDVPCSGEGLFRRDSAAINEWSVSNVNFCQKRQRQILQDIWPCLRPGGLLIYSTCTLNTSENEENVRFIAEELGAEILSVPVEPSWNITGSLLENWNASVYRFIPGITRSEGLFMAVLRKKGTPPAHSFIPASARRYAQGHRLIHVLSDGIPTFEQKGKEQIPSIAHALSLHTAPDAYPRIELTLEQAKRYLHRESFALPAGTAKGFVVVTYQNQPLGFMKNIGERANNLYPKNWAIRKSC from the coding sequence ATGCAAACAGATTTCTTACCGCCAGAGTTCGTTTCTTATACTGTGCAATTGTTTGGCGCACCGCGATGGCAACATTTCTTGCAAGCATTTGAACAAGATATTCCTGTCAGTATCCGGTTTAATCCGTGGAAGTTGCCGGCTGTTTCCCCCTTTTCTCAAAAGGCACCGGTACCATGGTGTCAGCATGCCTATTGGTTAGATAAACGTCCTGATTTTACGTCAGATCCGCTTTTTCACGCAGGGGCATATTACGTGCAGGAGGCAGGCTCTTTATTTTTAGATCATGTGTTGCGCCAGCATGTCAAAGGACCCGTTTTGGCGCTTGATTTATGTGCCGCTCCCGGCGGCAAATCTACCTTGATGCGTGCGGCACTTCCGGAAGGATCCATGCTAGTTTCCAACGAGCCGGACCGCCGCCGTGCCAACATTTTACTGGAAAATATGCTTAAACAAGGGCATCCGGACGTACTGGTAACGCATAATTATGCCGCTGATTTTCAAAAGACAGATTGGACATTTGATGTGATTTTGACGGATGTTCCCTGTTCCGGGGAAGGATTATTTCGCAGAGATAGTGCAGCGATCAATGAATGGAGTGTTTCTAATGTTAATTTTTGCCAAAAACGCCAACGTCAAATTTTGCAAGATATTTGGCCTTGCCTGCGTCCGGGCGGACTACTGATTTACAGTACATGCACGCTTAACACGAGCGAAAACGAAGAAAATGTACGTTTCATTGCCGAAGAACTGGGCGCGGAGATTTTATCTGTTCCGGTAGAACCGTCGTGGAACATTACCGGCTCTTTACTGGAGAATTGGAATGCATCCGTGTATCGTTTTATTCCCGGTATCACACGTAGTGAAGGATTGTTTATGGCGGTTCTGCGCAAAAAAGGAACTCCCCCCGCGCACAGCTTTATACCGGCTTCGGCGCGGCGGTACGCGCAAGGGCATCGGTTAATACATGTTTTGTCTGATGGGATTCCGACTTTTGAGCAAAAAGGAAAAGAGCAAATTCCGTCCATAGCGCATGCTCTTTCTTTACACACTGCGCCGGATGCTTATCCACGTATAGAATTAACGCTCGAACAAGCAAAACGTTATTTGCACCGCGAAAGTTTTGCCTTGCCTGCGGGTACTGCTAAAGGATTTGTAGTCGTCACTTATCAAAATCAGCCGCTTGGATTTATGAAAAACATTGGCGAGCGTGCCAATAATTTGTATCCCAAAAATTGGGCCATCCGCAAATCTTGTTAA